The DNA sequence GTTTATGGCACAAAGGAATAGAGCGTAACGACATAGGATGGAAAGAAATAAGACGGAAAAACAGCTCGTAAAGAAACAGCTCGTAAAGAAACAGGGCAGATATCTCGCCAGACTCCTAGCACAATCTGCCCGGTGGTGATGATAATTTCGCGTTAATGAAAAATTAAAAACTTGTTAAATACAACGCTAGTGCTGGCAATGATGCCATGGGTGAGGATGGCATTAGCGAGGTGAGTATTGAGGAAAGTATTGAGGAGAGTATTAAAGATAAATATCGCGCGGCTTATTATCTCGCAGGATAGTCATCTTTAGTTTACCCTTCGGTGTTTGTTTCAATATTTTCCTGACAAGGTGAATCTGTGCAGGTGCATAGGCCACATCATTCACTTTAAGCAAAATATCACCGTTGCGCAGCCCGGTTTTTTTAAGCGCATCATCCTGGTTATAGAATACCTCAATCTGTTCGTCATGATAGCGAATGGCAATATAACGCTGCTCTCTGATTTCTTGTTTTTCAAGGCTGCGGGCATCGTAGCAGAACATCATGCGGGAGGGGATAAAAGCATAGCGATCGAAACGGGAGAGGAATTCCATCCCGACGGCAGCATGCTGGTTCTGATTAACACTGGCATTTATTTCGCCAAGCGGCATGCCGGTAAACGTTATGCCTTTTAACAGGTAACTGTTTTGTGCCACTATGCCGCTGGCTTCAACGACCGGTGTATTGACGCTATTCGCGATGACTGAACCTTTCCCTTTTATTTTTTCCAGCGCGGTGATGACGTCAATGTAGATATTATTGTCGTCTGCGCCGGTGTCAACGTGCAGCGCCAATTCATAGTCATCCACATCAAACCAGAGCACCGGCATTTTATTATAGCGATTATCGTATGCCGTACATTTTTGATAGGCGGCGGCGCCGGGCGCGTCTTTGCTAATGAATAACCGCTGTTGCCGATTGTTCACCAGCCAGTTAAATTTGCGGAAAGTATCAATACCAATAATACCATCAATTCTGGTGCCGATTGACTGGGAAAATAGCGATAAGTCGATAGCCAGCCAGATATCATTATCACGAATGTCTTCTGTGTCAATTGAAAATGGAATCGGCTTAACAATGGTGTTGCTTTCAGGTGTGATGCGACCATAGACCGTATTGATATGCGTTAATCCTTCCCGATAAATCGCTGCGATTTCTGTGGCTAATAGCGGCCTGGTTATTTTGCTGGCAAGACGGCTGTCAAGGGTGGTAAAACTGGCACCGGTATCAACCAGAAAATGAAAAACCTGATGGTTGATGACTACCGGGATAATCAATGACTCATCAATATGCTGTTCGAGAATTGCCGATTGTTGCCGGGGCGATACGGCGGTTTGGGTGTTGGGGTGGGGCGTGGAACATCCTGAAATCGCAAGACTTAATAATAGAGTCAAAGCCTGATTTTTATTGTGTTTAACATAACGGATAGGCATTAAATATTGCTGATCTGATAGTGAAATGATAAATGGAATTCTCGCTAATGAATTCCTTATGCGTCAATTTATTTTATTTTTATCAGGCTTTTCTGGTGTGTTGGGGATATATTGTGGCACCGGTTGATAGGCGATGGAGAATCTGTTGAATAATGATAAATAAAATGAGTTTCTTGTTTTTATAGGGGGGTAGCCCGAAAGAGACCCGCCGGATAGCCGCTCTGTCACATTAAATATACCGTAATTTAAACATACCGTAATTCAAACATACCGTAATTCAAGCGCGCCATAATTTGAACATACCGTAAATTGGCATCCATGCCCGTTTACGGCGGCTTCCTTGCGCTTCCCTTATCCCTTAATCCCTTATTGCTTATGTCGTTATGCCGCAGGCAACACGGCCCGCCGGGTTGCCCGTCTCAGTCGGCTATCAGTGCAGCCCCGGCACCGGCGTGTCTGCGCTGACGCGCCGCCCGTGTGCATCAAAAATCATGCAGTGGCGCGCCTCGAAACCCAGGGTAATCGCCTGCCAGGGGCTAAATTGCACATCGCCGGGGAGCAAAATTTTCACGCCATCCAGCCCATAGCACTGGCCAAACAGATAGGTGTTATTGCCGAGCCGTTCAACCACTTCGCACTGAAAATCCAGCGTGGCCTGCTGTGTGCCGGATGTATTGAGGTGTTCCGGGCGAATGCCCAGCGTGATGCTCTCACCGGCCTGGCGCGGCGAGGTGTCGATATTCAGCGTGACGATTTTTTCCGTGGTCAGTGCGAGCTGCAACTGGCCCGGTTGCCAGGCGACGACGGTCGCGGGCAGGAAATTCATTTTAGGCGAGCCGATAAACCCGGCGACAAAGCGATTCATCGGGTTGTAATACAGCGCCATCGGCGAGCCGCATTGCTCCACTTTGCCGTCATTCATCACCACGATTTTATCGGCCAGCGTCATGGCTTCGACCTGATCGTGAGTGACATAGACCATCGTCGTTTTTAATTCCTGATGCAGCCGTGCGATGTGCAGGCGCATATCCACCCGCAGTTCGGCATCGAGGTTGGAGAGCGGTTCATCGAACATAAACACTTTTGGGTTACGCACGATGGCGCGGCCACAATTGCAACGCGCTGGCGCTGGCCGCCGGAAAGCTGTTTGGGTTTGCGATCAAGCAGGTGCGACAGTTGCAGCGTTTTGGCCACCATCTCGACCTGATGACGAATGCGATCTTTGGGCACCTTGTTCACTTTCAGTCCGTAGCCCATGTTTTCGGCAACGGTCATGTGTGGGTAGAGCGCGTAAGACTGGAACACCATGGCCACGCCACGGTGCGCCGGAGCAACGTCATTCATGATGGCGTTATCGATAAGAATGTGGCCATCGCTTATCTCTTCAAGCCCGGCAATCATGCGCAGCAAGGTCGATTTACCGCAGCCCGAGGGGCCGACAAAAACCGCGAACTCACCGGCCTCGATATCCAGATTGATATTGTGCAGCGTTTCCGTATTACCAAAGCGTTTGGTGACATTTTTCAAGCGTATGCTGGACATGCGTTCTTCCTCTGCCGGGCGTGCTATTCAGTGACCTGATACCGGGTCGCGTGGCGTGTTGGTCTGTCAGTGTATTACGTATAACAATTTTTTCTTGACGACTGACAGTGCTGTTGCCTTAAAGCGACTATAACGACCTTGTTTTTAGCGCCATACCGCTGTGTTTCATTTCTGCAATTGTGATCACACAATAGTCACTTTCCTGTCGTCACATCCCCATGATTAGCGTAGCGTATAACATCATCATTGACGAAAAACGAGCGGTAAAACCCCCAGTCATAGCGGCAATGATGTATTATCTCAGGTGTTATCACCGGTTTTTAAAAATAAAAATGTTATACCTTCACAAGAGGTCGATAATGAAAACCAAGTTACTTACCGCCCTGCTGTTCTCTGCCACGGCCACCAGCTCACTGTTGGCCTTTCCTCTTCAGGCCGCCGGACAACTGACGGTGTGGGAAGATATCCGCAAGTCCGATGGCATTAAGGATGCGATTGCTGATTTTGAAAAACAGTACAACGTGAAAGTGAACGTGCTGGAGATGCCCTTTGCCCAGCAACTGGAGAAACTGCGACTCGATGGCCCTTCGGGTATTGGCCCGGATGTGCTGGTTATCCCTAACGATCAACTCGGCGGCGCGATGGTGCAGGGGCTGATAGCGCCGCTGACGATAGATAACGCGACGCAGCAGAGCTTTACCGACGCCTCTATCGCCGCATTTCGCATGAACAACCAGACCTACGGCCTGCCCAAGGCGGTGGAAACGCTGGTGCTTATCTACAACAAAGCGCTGGTCACGAAGCTGCCCACCAGCCTGCAAGAGTGGTATGACTTTTCGCGCCAGCAGCAGGCGCAAAACCGCTTTGGCCTGCTGGCGAAGTTTGATCAGATTTATTACAGCTGGGGCGCTATCGGGCCGATGGGCGGGTACATTTTCGGCAAAAACGACAAAGGCGGGCTGAATCCGCTGGATATTGGCCTGAATAAACCAGGCGCGGTTGAAGCGGTGACGCTGTTGCGTAAATTTTACGCCGACAAGCTGTTTCCGTCAGGGATCCTCGGTGATAACGGGCTCAATGCCATCGATTCACTGTTTACCGAGAAAAAAGCGGCGGCGGTGATTAATGGCCCCTGGGCGTTCCAGCCCTATGAAGCCGCCGGAATTCATTATGGCGTCGTGCCATTGCCGACGCTGCCTGATGGCAAGCCGATGAGCTCGTTTCTCGGTGTGAAAGGCTATGTGGTATCGACCTGGAGCAAGGATAAAGCGCTGGCGCAGCAGTTTATGCAGTTCATCAACCAGCCGAACTACGTCAAGGTGCGCTACCAGCGTACCGGCGAAATTCCGCCGCAAAAAAGCATGATTGACGACCCCCTTATCAAAAACGATGAGAAAGCCAGCGCCGTGGCGGTGCAGTCTGCCAGAGCGGTGCCGATGCCGGGCATTCCCGAAATGGGCGAAGTCTGGAGCCCCGCCAACGCCGCGCTGGAGTTGAGCCTGACGGGTAAGCAAGAGCCACAGGCCGCGCTCGATAACGCCGTTAAGCAAATCAAAATGCAGGTCGAGGCGATGCAGGCCAGCAACCAGTAAGCGAGCCTCGGGTTGACGAGCGCGGTTTGCCGCCATGCCAGCCACGGTGATGTCGGCAAACGCCATGCGCTCATGCAACAGGCGATAGCAGACGGGAGGGCCGCCTCCCGTGATGAGAAGGAGCAGCGTGTGATTATCAGTTCCGGCGAACCCCTATCGGGGGAGAAGCATTGCAGTCGTCACGCCTGGATGGCGCTGCTGTGCGCAGTCGTGCCCGGCGGCGGGCAGTTTTACCATCGTCAGTGGGCGAAAGGGATGGTGTTTCTGGTGCTGCTCGGCAGCTATCTGGGCGTCTTCCAGGATTTTCTGCACACCGGGCTTTGGGGCGTGTATACGCTGGGAGAAGAGGTGCCGCGCGATAACTCTATCTTCCTGCTGGCTGAGGGGATAATCAGCCTGATTATCATCGCATTTGGCGTGCTGATTTACGCACTGTCATGGCGCGATGCGTGGCGCAATGGCAAGCGGCGCGATGCGGGGCTGGCGCTACATAGCGTGCGCCAGCAGTACCGTTTACTGCTCAGTGACGGCTTCCCTTACCTGATGATTACGCCGGGCTTTATCCTGCTGGTGTTTGTGGTGATTTTCCCGATTCTGTTCGGTTTTGCCATTGCGTTTACCAACTACAACCTCTACCACACCCCGCCGGCCAAACTGGTGGAGTGGGTTGGCGTGAAGAATTTTGTCAGCATTTTTACCCTGAGCATCTGGCGCTCGACGTTCTTTGATGTGTTGCAGTGGACGGTGGTGTGGACGTTGCTTGCCACCACGCTGCAATGCACGGTGGGGGTGATGCTGGCGATTCTGGTGAATCAGAAGGATTTGCGCTTTAAGCCGCTTATCCGCACGATTTTTATTCTGCCCTGGGCGGTGCCGGGGTTTGTCACCATTTTGGTGTTCGCCGGGATGTTTAACGACTCGTTCGGCGTTATCAATAATGCGATTCTGGCTGCGCTGGGCATCAGCCCCAAGGCCTGGCTGACCGACCCGTTCTGGACGAAAACCGCGCTGATTATGATGCAAACCTGGCTTGGTTTTCCGTTCGTGTTCGCCATGACCACCGGTGTGTTGCAAGCCATTCCCGATGATTTGTATGAAGCTGCCACGATGGATGGCGCGAGCAACTGGACGAAGTTGCGCACCATTACGCTGCCGCTGGTGCTGTATTCGATTGCGCCGATCATCATCACCCAATACACCTTCAATTTTAACAATTTCAACATCATCTACCTGTTTAACAACGGCGGCCCGGCGGTGGCAGGCTCGAATGCCGGAGGCACGGATATTCTGGTGTCGTGGATTTATAAGCTGACGATGTCGTCATCGCAGTATGCGATTGCCGCCACTATCACCATTTTGCTGTCGGTGTTTGTGGTTGGGGTGGCGCTGTGGCAGTTCCGTGCCAGCCGCGCGTTTAAAAATGATGACATGGCTTAAGGAGAACGCGATGTTCAGATCTCAATCCAGCGCTCAGGGCTCGTCTATTCGGCGACATCAAGGCAGCATCCGGCGTGAAAAAGCGATTCGGCTGACGCTGTCCTGGCTGGTCATCATGATGGTGTCCGTCATCATTATCTATCCGCTGGTCTGGACGGTGGGCGCGTCGCTCAATGCCGGTAACAGCCTGCTCAGTACCGCCATCATTCCAGAAAACCTGTCGTTTCAGCATTATGCCGACCTGTTTAACGGCCAGGTTAACTACCTGAGCTGGTACTGGAACTCGATGAAAATCAGCTTCCTGACCATGGTGCTGACGCTGATAAGCGTCAGTTTTACCGCCTATGCTTTTTCTCGCTTTCGCTTCAAAGGGCGGCAGAACGGGCTGATGCTGTTTCTGCTGTTGCAGATGATCCCGCAATTTTCCGCGCTGATTGCCATTTTTGTGTTGTCGCAACTGCTGGGGCTTATCAATAGCCATCTGGCGCTGGTGCTGGTGTATGTCGGCGGCATGATCCCGATGAATACTTACCTGATGAAGGGCTATCTCGACGCTATCCCCCGCGATTTGGATGAGTCGGCTCGTATGGATGGGGCCGGGAATTTCCGCATTTTTATTGAAATCATCATGCCGCTGTCGAAACCGATTATTGCGGTGGTGGCGCTGTTCTCGTTCACCGGCCCGCTGGGGGATTTCATTCTCGCCAGCACCATTTTGCGCACCCCGGATAAATACACGCTGCCCATCGGCCTGTATAACCTGGTGGCGCAAAAAATGGGCGCCAGCTACACCACGTATGCGGCCGGGGCGGTGCTGATTGCGGTGCCGATAGCCCTGCTGTACCTGATGTTGCAGAAATATTTTGTCTCCGGCCTGACCTCGGGCAGTACCAAAGGATGATCACCATGAAAAAGATGATACCCGCATTACTGGCTGTTTCTCTTGCCCTTGCCACCTCACCGCTGATGGCAGCGGAATCGGTGGTGATTAAACCGCTGCGCAATACGCCGGCCGGTTTTATCAAAGGGGCGGATATTTCTACGCTGCTGGAAGTGGAGCGGCAGGGCGCGGTGTTTTATGACGAGAATCACCAGCGGGCAGACCCGATAGCCGTGCTGAAGAAAAACGGCGTGAATTATATCCGCCTGCGGTTGTGGGTTGACCCCAAAGACGCAGCCGGAAACCCGTATGGCGGCGGTGACAATGACCTTGCCACAACGTTGGTGCTGGCTAAACGCGCCAAGGCGCAGGGCATGAAGTTGCTGCTTGATTTTCACTACAGCGATTTCTGGACTGACCCCGGTAAACAGTTTAAGCCGAAAGCCTGGGCGAACCTCCCTTACGAGGCGCTCAAAACCGCCGTACATGATTACACCCGCGACACCATCGCTCGCTTTAAGCGCGAAGGGGTATTGCCGGATATGGTACAGATTGGCAATGAGGCCAATGGCGGCATTCTGTGGCCGGAGGGGAAAAGTTGGGGGCAGGGTGGCGGTGAGTTTGACCGGCTGGCCGGGTTACTCAATGCTGCGATTACCGGTTTACGCGAGAACCTGAGCTCACCGGGCCAGGTAAAAATCATGCTGCATCTGGCGGAAGGCACGAAAAATGACACCTTCCGCTGGTGGTTTGATGAAATCACCAAGCGTGGCGTGCCCTTCGATGTGATTGGCCTGTCGATGTATACCTATTGGAATGGCCCCATCAGCGCGCTGAAAACCAATATGGATGACATCAGCCAGCGCTATAACAAAGACGTGATTGTGGTCGAGGCCGCTTACGGCTACACCCTGGCGAATTGCGATAATGCAGAAAACAGCTTCGCGGCCAAAGAGGCCAAAGACGGCGGCTACCCGGCGACGGTGCAGGGGCAGGCGGATTTCATGCGTGATTTGATGCAAAGCGTGATTGATGTACCCAA is a window from the Dickeya lacustris genome containing:
- a CDS encoding sugar ABC transporter permease codes for the protein MFRSQSSAQGSSIRRHQGSIRREKAIRLTLSWLVIMMVSVIIIYPLVWTVGASLNAGNSLLSTAIIPENLSFQHYADLFNGQVNYLSWYWNSMKISFLTMVLTLISVSFTAYAFSRFRFKGRQNGLMLFLLLQMIPQFSALIAIFVLSQLLGLINSHLALVLVYVGGMIPMNTYLMKGYLDAIPRDLDESARMDGAGNFRIFIEIIMPLSKPIIAVVALFSFTGPLGDFILASTILRTPDKYTLPIGLYNLVAQKMGASYTTYAAGAVLIAVPIALLYLMLQKYFVSGLTSGSTKG
- a CDS encoding glycoside hydrolase family 53 protein; this encodes MKKMIPALLAVSLALATSPLMAAESVVIKPLRNTPAGFIKGADISTLLEVERQGAVFYDENHQRADPIAVLKKNGVNYIRLRLWVDPKDAAGNPYGGGDNDLATTLVLAKRAKAQGMKLLLDFHYSDFWTDPGKQFKPKAWANLPYEALKTAVHDYTRDTIARFKREGVLPDMVQIGNEANGGILWPEGKSWGQGGGEFDRLAGLLNAAITGLRENLSSPGQVKIMLHLAEGTKNDTFRWWFDEITKRGVPFDVIGLSMYTYWNGPISALKTNMDDISQRYNKDVIVVEAAYGYTLANCDNAENSFAAKEAKDGGYPATVQGQADFMRDLMQSVIDVPNRRGKGVFYWEPTWITVPGNTWATQAGMNYINDNWKVGNARENQALFNCQGEVLPSIKIFK
- a CDS encoding aspartyl protease family protein, whose product is MTLLLSLAISGCSTPHPNTQTAVSPRQQSAILEQHIDESLIIPVVINHQVFHFLVDTGASFTTLDSRLASKITRPLLATEIAAIYREGLTHINTVYGRITPESNTIVKPIPFSIDTEDIRDNDIWLAIDLSLFSQSIGTRIDGIIGIDTFRKFNWLVNNRQQRLFISKDAPGAAAYQKCTAYDNRYNKMPVLWFDVDDYELALHVDTGADDNNIYIDVITALEKIKGKGSVIANSVNTPVVEASGIVAQNSYLLKGITFTGMPLGEINASVNQNQHAAVGMEFLSRFDRYAFIPSRMMFCYDARSLEKQEIREQRYIAIRYHDEQIEVFYNQDDALKKTGLRNGDILLKVNDVAYAPAQIHLVRKILKQTPKGKLKMTILRDNKPRDIYL
- a CDS encoding carbohydrate ABC transporter permease, coding for MIISSGEPLSGEKHCSRHAWMALLCAVVPGGGQFYHRQWAKGMVFLVLLGSYLGVFQDFLHTGLWGVYTLGEEVPRDNSIFLLAEGIISLIIIAFGVLIYALSWRDAWRNGKRRDAGLALHSVRQQYRLLLSDGFPYLMITPGFILLVFVVIFPILFGFAIAFTNYNLYHTPPAKLVEWVGVKNFVSIFTLSIWRSTFFDVLQWTVVWTLLATTLQCTVGVMLAILVNQKDLRFKPLIRTIFILPWAVPGFVTILVFAGMFNDSFGVINNAILAALGISPKAWLTDPFWTKTALIMMQTWLGFPFVFAMTTGVLQAIPDDLYEAATMDGASNWTKLRTITLPLVLYSIAPIIITQYTFNFNNFNIIYLFNNGGPAVAGSNAGGTDILVSWIYKLTMSSSQYAIAATITILLSVFVVGVALWQFRASRAFKNDDMA
- a CDS encoding extracellular solute-binding protein produces the protein MKTKLLTALLFSATATSSLLAFPLQAAGQLTVWEDIRKSDGIKDAIADFEKQYNVKVNVLEMPFAQQLEKLRLDGPSGIGPDVLVIPNDQLGGAMVQGLIAPLTIDNATQQSFTDASIAAFRMNNQTYGLPKAVETLVLIYNKALVTKLPTSLQEWYDFSRQQQAQNRFGLLAKFDQIYYSWGAIGPMGGYIFGKNDKGGLNPLDIGLNKPGAVEAVTLLRKFYADKLFPSGILGDNGLNAIDSLFTEKKAAAVINGPWAFQPYEAAGIHYGVVPLPTLPDGKPMSSFLGVKGYVVSTWSKDKALAQQFMQFINQPNYVKVRYQRTGEIPPQKSMIDDPLIKNDEKASAVAVQSARAVPMPGIPEMGEVWSPANAALELSLTGKQEPQAALDNAVKQIKMQVEAMQASNQ